From one Allorhizobium ampelinum S4 genomic stretch:
- a CDS encoding DUF305 domain-containing protein, with the protein MVKTLILAASLLLASTAAYAEDTMKGMDHSMPSNTTSKAPSSKAFTAANARMHKAMVMPMTGNADVDFVRGMIAHHQGAIDMAKVELQYGKDEKIRTLAEEIIKAQQGEIAMMQQWLEMHGQ; encoded by the coding sequence ATGGTCAAAACCCTTATTCTCGCCGCAAGCCTGTTGCTTGCCAGCACTGCCGCTTATGCTGAGGACACTATGAAAGGCATGGACCATTCCATGCCGTCGAATACGACGTCGAAAGCGCCATCCAGCAAGGCTTTTACCGCCGCCAATGCCAGGATGCACAAGGCCATGGTCATGCCGATGACCGGCAATGCCGATGTGGATTTCGTGCGCGGAATGATTGCCCACCATCAGGGCGCTATCGACATGGCCAAGGTGGAGTTGCAATATGGCAAGGACGAAAAGATCCGCACGCTGGCCGAAGAGATCATCAAGGCGCAGCAGGGCGAAATTGCCATGATGCAGCAATGGCTTGAGATGCACGGTCAATAA
- a CDS encoding HAD family hydrolase produces the protein MTRALTTIGLDADDTLWQNEQFYRLTEEHFRSLLADYAEPSMISDRLLEAEKRNLAHYGFGIKGFTLSMIETALEITEGRAPGAVIGEILAIGRDLLSHPVETLPGVRDVLEALAGRYFLVMITKGDLFDQERKLAQSGLGDFFDAVEIVSDKNATTYRRLFSKHGDEPERAMMVGNSLKSDIVPALAVGAWGVFVPHELTWVFEHVEKPADAPRFRELPEISALPELVASIG, from the coding sequence ATGACACGGGCGCTGACCACCATTGGCCTCGATGCCGACGATACGTTGTGGCAGAACGAGCAATTCTACCGGCTGACGGAAGAGCATTTCCGGTCGCTACTGGCCGATTACGCCGAGCCGTCGATGATTTCGGATCGGCTATTGGAGGCGGAAAAGCGTAATCTGGCCCATTACGGTTTCGGCATCAAAGGTTTTACCCTGTCGATGATTGAGACCGCGCTGGAAATTACCGAGGGAAGGGCGCCCGGCGCGGTGATCGGCGAGATCCTGGCGATTGGCCGCGATCTTCTCAGCCATCCGGTAGAAACACTGCCCGGCGTGCGCGATGTGCTGGAAGCCTTGGCGGGGCGATATTTCCTGGTGATGATTACCAAGGGCGACCTGTTCGACCAGGAGCGCAAGCTGGCGCAATCGGGGCTTGGCGACTTTTTCGACGCGGTTGAAATCGTCTCCGATAAAAACGCCACCACCTATCGGCGGCTTTTTTCAAAGCACGGCGATGAGCCGGAACGCGCGATGATGGTCGGCAATTCACTGAAATCCGACATCGTCCCAGCGCTGGCGGTCGGGGCCTGGGGTGTGTTCGTGCCCCATGAACTGACCTGGGTTTTTGAGCATGTGGAAAAGCCTGCCGATGCACCCCGCTTTCGAGAATTACCTGAGATCAGCGCCTTGCCGGAACTTGTTGCCTCAATTGGCTGA
- a CDS encoding DNA-3-methyladenine glycosylase I — MDSAGLIADDAGVWRCSWHGGLTDYRHYHDEEWGRPVTDDHRLFEKICLEGFQSGLSWLTILRKRENFRAAFAGFDFAKVAQFDDADIARCLADTGIVRHRGKIVSTINNARRALELQAEFGSLAAYFWRFEPGPEERPTKMDYATLRANPTSPTSIRLSKELKKRGWSFVGPTTVYAFMQAMGLVNDHLEGCVCRESVEQLKAGFVRPSQPSAN, encoded by the coding sequence ATGGATAGTGCGGGATTGATTGCAGATGACGCCGGCGTATGGCGCTGTTCGTGGCATGGGGGGCTTACCGATTACCGCCACTATCATGACGAGGAATGGGGCCGCCCTGTTACCGACGACCACCGCCTGTTTGAGAAAATCTGCCTGGAAGGCTTTCAATCCGGCCTGTCCTGGCTGACCATCCTGCGCAAGCGAGAGAATTTTCGCGCCGCCTTTGCCGGTTTCGACTTTGCAAAAGTGGCACAGTTCGATGATGCGGACATAGCCCGCTGCCTCGCCGATACCGGCATCGTACGCCATCGCGGCAAGATCGTTTCCACCATCAACAATGCCCGGCGGGCCTTGGAATTGCAGGCAGAGTTCGGCTCCCTCGCCGCTTATTTCTGGCGTTTTGAGCCTGGTCCCGAAGAACGCCCGACAAAAATGGATTATGCGACGCTGCGCGCCAATCCCACCTCGCCCACCTCAATCCGGTTGTCGAAGGAATTGAAAAAGCGCGGCTGGAGTTTTGTCGGCCCTACCACCGTATATGCCTTCATGCAGGCGATGGGACTGGTTAATGATCACCTGGAAGGCTGCGTCTGCCGGGAGAGTGTGGAGCAGTTGAAGGCCGGATTTGTAAGACCGAGCCAACCCTCAGCCAATTGA
- a CDS encoding L,D-transpeptidase: protein MLTLPAIAGQALAQDRYQIRPPVVVSPDLAAPWLLQLGVRAEPPAVNPSRPSAVQPVYYRPVSKPVPQQYRQPAASAAPLRPALQQASAMPAPRQMSATPAQFLPQVVAYQTREKPGTLVIDTNNRFLYLVMDGGMARRYGVGVGKPGFEWAGEHKVTRKTEWPEWIPPQEMIAREAAKGHYLPARMQGGPENPLGARALYLGSTLYRIHGTNAPWTIGYGVSSGCIRMRNQDVTDLYGRVPVGTKVIVM, encoded by the coding sequence ATGCTCACCTTACCGGCCATAGCCGGGCAAGCTTTGGCGCAGGATCGCTATCAAATTCGGCCACCGGTTGTCGTCAGCCCGGACCTCGCAGCGCCATGGCTATTGCAATTGGGTGTGCGGGCTGAGCCACCAGCCGTTAATCCGAGCAGGCCTTCTGCCGTCCAGCCCGTTTACTATCGCCCGGTGAGCAAGCCGGTTCCGCAACAATACCGCCAACCTGCCGCTTCCGCCGCACCGCTGCGGCCTGCGCTTCAACAAGCGTCGGCCATGCCCGCGCCCAGACAGATGTCGGCGACGCCCGCACAATTCCTGCCGCAGGTTGTCGCTTACCAGACCAGAGAAAAGCCGGGCACGCTGGTGATCGATACGAATAATCGCTTTCTCTATCTGGTGATGGACGGAGGAATGGCCCGCCGCTATGGCGTCGGCGTCGGCAAGCCCGGTTTTGAATGGGCGGGCGAGCACAAGGTGACCCGCAAGACAGAGTGGCCGGAATGGATTCCGCCGCAGGAAATGATCGCGCGCGAAGCTGCCAAGGGCCATTATCTGCCGGCCCGTATGCAGGGTGGGCCGGAAAATCCATTGGGCGCACGGGCGCTTTATCTTGGCTCGACCCTCTACCGTATTCACGGGACCAACGCGCCATGGACAATCGGCTATGGCGTGTCTTCCGGCTGCATCCGGATGCGTAACCAGGATGTAACGGATCTCTATGGCCGCGTACCCGTGGGTACGAAAGTCATCGTGATGTGA
- a CDS encoding L,D-transpeptidase, with translation MRMRGTGVAMAALMMAALALPASGSAAAPRADDPANSTASSVVTPQMMKREVPDKFKRRLVRLKTDEAPGTVIIDTNNKFLYLVEGNNRAIRYGVGVGREGFGWSGVVNIGRKVEWPSWRPPEEMRVREARRGHILPVVQEGGPDNPLGARAMYLYKGNRDTIFRIHGTNQPWSIGLNLSSGCIRMNNKDVEDLYARAEIGSKVIVVGPGNKQGEVSFDDRGIDLLRTIFGG, from the coding sequence ATGCGGATGAGGGGAACGGGTGTGGCGATGGCCGCATTGATGATGGCAGCACTGGCCTTGCCAGCGTCAGGCTCGGCAGCAGCACCGAGAGCGGACGATCCGGCCAACTCGACGGCCAGCAGCGTTGTAACGCCGCAGATGATGAAGCGGGAGGTTCCCGATAAATTCAAGCGGCGGCTGGTGCGGCTCAAAACCGATGAGGCGCCAGGTACTGTTATCATCGATACCAACAATAAGTTCCTCTATCTCGTCGAGGGCAATAACCGGGCGATCCGCTACGGCGTCGGCGTCGGGCGTGAGGGTTTCGGTTGGTCGGGTGTCGTCAATATCGGTCGCAAGGTGGAATGGCCAAGCTGGCGTCCGCCGGAAGAAATGCGTGTGCGTGAAGCGCGTCGCGGTCATATCCTCCCCGTCGTGCAGGAAGGAGGACCGGATAATCCGCTCGGTGCGCGCGCCATGTATCTCTACAAGGGCAATCGCGATACGATTTTCCGCATTCATGGCACCAATCAGCCATGGTCCATCGGGCTGAACCTGTCCTCGGGTTGCATCCGTATGAACAACAAGGATGTCGAGGATCTCTATGCCCGCGCCGAAATCGGTAGCAAGGTTATCGTGGTCGGTCCCGGCAATAAGCAGGGCGAAGTGAGTTTCGATGACCGTGGTATCGACCTACTGCGGACGATCTTCGGCGGCTGA
- a CDS encoding LuxR C-terminal-related transcriptional regulator, whose protein sequence is MNFTLRFQPPISTQSAIKRRAILSHLSAGGLKRVTTIIAPAGYGKTSLAAQWFDTLRAEGYSLSWLALDQEYSDQTQFLLLLLEAVNALRLEEGTGVDSSMTVASLLALLSTRLRKITEPVILFLDDYHFAQTDATEAIVARLLGDQTLNHLKLVLISRTPPRFPVSALRLKGEFRQVNIAELGFSDQEAEEFFAGQTASLSREQVAGLNKRTEGWAVALQMIRLLIAENVDGGTLFTTFDGGNAEMGSYLSEQVFANLPEDVQELLLKTAPFPTVNRDLVEAVFADAHSADLLGKLGDHALPVALLAGGGGWIRYHPVFNAFLKEEAARRGYQVQDVLERAARWFQTTGDFDAAVRHALMSGNANLAAEIVETSGGWRRVYTTSRGGASVFNSIMANVSAIDLTCFPLTTLGLSVVSAKAGHLDAANHYLGIAERADTAAPDTFTSDLRVVRVLLGLYFDRPACAEDLAALENDLTDIASTELVHRAMVLNMLSYNFLDRSDMDRALHYGHLAVQTFRDGGADFGAVHLYTHIGQAAFFSGDCSGAEEYYQQLIDEVQACIGKGTDLDALGQVLKAELLVMRGDLEAAGPCLRWALPHLERHDAWFDLLAAGFTAQQMIFRLEGDMTAAHALADRTRSAAKRRGFHRLIRLIDGARVLLLLESGDVEQAIRYAKAHGFGMEDITSVPDNNLAIHLRGLTPALLWARIHLVRGDLERARQALSILISQQLTKIHDLRSVELALLDMRLLIAEEKREIVAARLEDLLLTFPMEDFRAMIWIEGDDFLGDLRAIAEESPMSAVLRQRLQALLPEGKVAPETSEDMPLHGLSSSALTDRELAVMALLSQGFSNKEIGRKLALSDNTIKFHLRNIFAKLKVTTRTAAVGAARRAGISL, encoded by the coding sequence ATGAACTTCACTCTGCGATTTCAGCCCCCGATCAGTACCCAGAGCGCGATCAAGCGCAGGGCAATCCTGTCGCATCTTTCCGCTGGCGGATTGAAACGGGTGACCACCATCATTGCGCCGGCTGGCTATGGCAAGACATCCCTGGCTGCGCAATGGTTCGATACCCTGCGCGCCGAAGGCTACAGCCTCTCCTGGCTTGCGCTGGATCAGGAATATAGCGACCAGACACAGTTCCTCCTGTTGCTGCTGGAAGCCGTCAACGCCCTGCGTCTGGAAGAAGGCACAGGTGTTGATTCCAGCATGACCGTCGCCTCGCTTCTGGCCTTGTTATCCACGCGGTTGCGCAAGATCACCGAGCCGGTCATCCTGTTTCTGGATGACTATCACTTCGCCCAGACCGATGCGACCGAGGCAATCGTCGCGCGCCTGTTGGGCGACCAGACTCTGAACCACCTGAAGCTGGTGCTGATTTCGCGCACGCCACCGCGTTTTCCGGTATCCGCACTGCGGTTGAAAGGCGAATTCCGCCAGGTCAATATTGCCGAACTGGGGTTTTCCGACCAGGAAGCTGAGGAGTTTTTTGCCGGACAGACTGCCAGCTTGAGCCGGGAGCAAGTCGCTGGGCTCAATAAAAGGACGGAAGGCTGGGCGGTTGCCTTGCAGATGATCCGGTTGCTGATTGCCGAAAATGTCGATGGCGGCACGCTGTTCACCACCTTCGACGGCGGCAATGCCGAAATGGGTAGCTATTTGTCGGAGCAGGTGTTTGCCAATCTGCCTGAAGATGTGCAGGAACTGCTTTTAAAGACTGCGCCTTTCCCTACCGTCAATCGCGATCTCGTCGAGGCCGTCTTCGCCGATGCCCATAGCGCCGACTTGCTTGGCAAGTTGGGAGATCATGCCCTGCCGGTCGCCCTCCTGGCTGGCGGTGGCGGCTGGATCCGCTACCATCCGGTTTTCAATGCCTTCCTGAAGGAAGAGGCCGCTCGACGTGGCTATCAAGTCCAGGATGTTCTGGAACGGGCAGCGCGCTGGTTCCAAACAACAGGTGATTTCGATGCTGCCGTGCGCCATGCGCTGATGAGTGGCAATGCCAATCTGGCCGCGGAAATCGTCGAGACCAGCGGCGGCTGGCGGCGGGTCTATACGACCAGCCGAGGGGGTGCCAGCGTGTTCAACTCCATTATGGCCAATGTTTCGGCCATTGATCTCACCTGTTTTCCACTGACCACGCTTGGCCTGTCGGTGGTCAGTGCCAAAGCCGGGCATCTTGATGCCGCCAACCATTATCTCGGCATTGCGGAGAGGGCCGACACGGCTGCTCCGGATACGTTTACCAGTGATCTGCGAGTGGTCCGTGTGCTGCTGGGGCTGTATTTCGACCGCCCTGCCTGCGCCGAAGACTTGGCCGCATTGGAAAACGATCTGACAGACATTGCCAGCACCGAACTCGTACACCGCGCCATGGTGTTGAATATGCTGTCTTATAATTTCCTCGACCGCAGCGACATGGATCGGGCCTTGCATTACGGCCATCTTGCGGTTCAGACGTTCCGTGACGGCGGTGCTGATTTCGGCGCGGTACATCTTTACACCCATATCGGCCAAGCTGCTTTTTTCAGTGGCGATTGCTCCGGCGCTGAGGAGTATTATCAGCAGTTGATCGATGAAGTGCAGGCCTGCATTGGCAAGGGCACCGATCTCGACGCCTTGGGACAGGTGCTCAAGGCAGAATTGCTGGTCATGCGTGGCGATCTGGAGGCCGCCGGGCCTTGTCTGCGCTGGGCCTTGCCGCATCTGGAGCGCCATGATGCCTGGTTCGATCTTCTGGCCGCTGGGTTTACCGCCCAGCAGATGATCTTCCGACTAGAGGGCGACATGACCGCGGCCCATGCGCTGGCGGACCGGACACGGTCGGCGGCCAAGCGGCGTGGTTTTCATCGGTTGATCCGGCTGATCGACGGCGCCCGGGTGTTGCTCCTGTTGGAAAGCGGTGATGTTGAGCAGGCGATTCGCTACGCAAAGGCCCATGGCTTCGGCATGGAAGACATCACCTCGGTGCCGGATAATAATCTGGCGATCCATTTGCGTGGATTGACGCCGGCTCTGCTTTGGGCACGCATCCATTTGGTTCGCGGCGATCTCGAGCGCGCCAGACAAGCGCTTTCCATCCTGATTAGCCAGCAACTAACGAAAATCCACGATCTTCGCAGCGTGGAACTGGCGCTTCTCGACATGCGTCTGTTGATTGCCGAGGAAAAACGCGAGATCGTTGCGGCCCGCTTGGAAGATCTGCTGTTGACCTTTCCGATGGAAGATTTTCGGGCCATGATCTGGATTGAAGGCGACGATTTCCTGGGCGATCTCAGGGCAATTGCCGAGGAAAGTCCGATGTCGGCAGTTCTGCGTCAACGGCTACAAGCCCTGCTACCGGAAGGAAAGGTGGCGCCGGAGACCAGCGAAGACATGCCGCTTCACGGTCTCTCGTCATCCGCGCTGACAGACAGAGAACTTGCTGTCATGGCGCTGCTCAGCCAGGGCTTCAGCAATAAGGAAATCGGTCGTAAACTGGCCTTGAGCGACAACACCATCAAATTTCATCTGCGCAATATTTTCGCAAAGCTCAAGGTCACTACCCGCACCGCCGCGGTCGGTGCCGCTCGCCGCGCTGGCATCTCACTGTAA